The following coding sequences lie in one Silene latifolia isolate original U9 population chromosome 5, ASM4854445v1, whole genome shotgun sequence genomic window:
- the LOC141657650 gene encoding S-adenosylmethionine synthase 2, whose translation MAAPADTFLFTSESVNEGHPDKLCDQISDAVLDACLAQDAESKVACETCTKTNLVMVFGEITTKANVDYEKIVRDTCREIGFVSPDVGLDADNCKVLVYIEQQSPDIAQGVHGHLTKRPEEIGAGDQGHMFGYATDETPELMPLSHVLATKLGAKLTEVRKNGTCPWLRPDGKTQVTVEYYNENGAMVPIRVHTVLISTQHDETVTNDEIAADLKKHVISPVIPEKYLDEKTIFHLNPSGRFVIGGPHGDAGLTGRKIIIDTYGGWGAHGGGAFSGKDPTKVDRSGAYVARQAAKSIVASGLARRCIVQISYAIGVPEPLSVFVDTYGTGKIHDREILKLVKENFDFRPGMIAINLDLKKGGNRYLKTAAYGHFGREDPDFTWEVVKPLKWEKPQA comes from the coding sequence ATGGCTGCTCCAGCGGACACCTTCCTATTTACCTCAGAGTCCGTGAATGAGGGACACCCCGACAAGCTCTGCGATCAGATCTCTGATGCCGTGCTTGACGCTTGCCTGGCACAAGATGCCGAGAGCAAAGTTGCTTGTGAGACCTGCACCAAGACTAACTTGGTTATGGTTTTTGGTGAGATCACAACCAAGGCTAATGTAGACTACGAGAAGATTGTCCGCGACACTTGCCGTGAGATTGGGTTTGTGTCCCCTGATGTTGGTCTAGATGCCGATAACTGCAAGGTCTTGGTTTACATTGAGCAGCAAAGTCCTGACATTGCTCAGGGAGTCCACGGTCACTTGACCAAGCGCCCTGAGGAGATTGGTGCCGGTGACCAGGGTCACATGTTTGGGTATGCCACTGATGAGACCCCTGAGTTGATGCCTTTGAGCCATGTCCTCGCTACTAAGCTTGGTGCCAAGCTTACTGAGGTTAGAAAGAACGGAACCTGCCCCTGGTTAAGGCCTGACGGCAAGACCCAAGTCACGGTTGAGTACTACAACGAGAACGGTGCCATGGTCCCAATCCGGGTCCACACTGTGCTTATCTCAACTCAGCACGATGAAACCGTCACCAACGACGAGATTGCTGCTGACTTGAAAAAGCACGTGATTAGTCCCGTGATCCCTGAGAAGTACCTCGATGAGAAGACCATCTTCCACTTGAACCCATCTGGCCGATTCGTGATCGGTGGACCTCACGGAGATGCCGGTCTGACTGGCCGCAAGATCATCATTGACACCTACGGAGGATGGGGAGCCCACGGTGGTGGTGCTTTCTCAGGAAAGGACCCAACCAAGGTTGACAGGAGTGGAGCCTACGTTGCCAGACAGGCAGCCAAGAGCATTGTCGCCAGTGGCCTTGCTCGCAGGTGCATTGTCCAGATCTCTTATGCTATCGGTGTTCCCGAGCCATTGTCTGTGTTTGTCGACACCTACGGAACCGGTAAGATCCACGACAGGGAGATCCTCAAGCTTGTCAAGGAGAACTTTGACTTCAGGCCCGGTATGATTGCCATCAACCTCGACCTCAAGAAGGGTGGCAACAGGTACTTGAAGACCGCTGCCTACGGACATTTTGGAAGGGAGGACCCTGACTTCACATGGGAGGTTGTCAAGCCCCTCAAGTGGGAGAAGCCCCAGGCCTAA